One Natronorubrum halophilum genomic window, GAGGTTGTACGTCTCCTGGCCGGTCTCGGCTTCGATCTCCGCGAGCACTTCGTCGACTCGCTCCTCGTCGGCGACGCTGAGGACGAACCAGACGTTCAGGTGCGGGTGCTCGCGCTCGTAGTTGTGGGCCACCTCGCGGTAGGCGTTGACCTGCTCGACGACCTCGTCGAACCGGTCTTCGGGTGCGTGCATGGCTACCAGCGTCGCCGCGCCGCCGATCTCCTGGGCGTTGACGAGCGGGCCGAATCGCGAGAGGACCCCGCGCTCGTCGAGGTCTCGAATCGTCTCGAGCAGTTCGGTGGCGTCGATGTCGACCCCGCGATCGCACATAGCGGCTGCGGCGGGCTCGAAGGGACGCTCCACGACGGGAAACCCGCCCTGATAGGCGTTGACGACCGCCCGTTCGCGCTCGGTCAGGTCGACGTCCGTGGTCATACCTCACCGTCGGGAGGCCCGCGGCATAAACGAACCGGGACGGCGCTCGAGTAGCGGTCAAGGGGGAGACTGGGGGTGCACTCGATTTGCGGTCGCGCCCGCGTCTCGATCGGGCGTCAGAGACATCGCCCCGGTCCGCCCGGACCCGTGCGCTGGCTCGCAATGAACCTGAGCGATCGTCTTATTCGCCGCGAACGCCGGTCACGTCGTAGCCCAGTTCCCGAACGTCCTGGAGGATCGCCTCGTGGTCGGCGCTTGCCTCGTAGTAGATGACGATATCGAAGCTACCCCCGCGCAACAGCTGTTGGCACTCCCAGACGAACGCCTCGTCCTCGAGGGTCAGTCCCTGATGCTGGTTCGAGGAGAAGTCGGGGTCGTCGTTGCCCGAATAGACGTAGCAGTCTTTCGGGTCGTACCCCGAGTGCTCGGCGATGATGTCGCCGACGTCGATCGTCGCCTGCATCATCCGAACGTCTTCGCTGCCGTCGTGGTCCGTGTGAACGATCGCACCGTTGAGTTCGACGTCGCCGGGCTCGAGTAGCGTCTTGGTCCGCTGATAGAGGTCGTCGTCGATCGCGTCTGCCATTGCTCGAGCCGAGGGCTCCCGAACGGATAGCCGTCACGATTTCCCGGGCGGACACTCACCGGAACGGAACGTTGTGCCGTGATAGGACACGCAAAACACATAGGGTTCGATGACCTCTAGGCGAGTAATGAAGCGGTGGCTCCGTCAGCGCGTCGATGCGGCCTACGAAGGGGTGCTCTCGAGAGAGATTTCGGGCGCGCCGACCCACGTTGCGGTGATCCAGGACGGGAACCGCCGATACGCCCGACGGAACGGAGAAGCCGCCCACGACGGACACCGCCAGGGTGCGCAGACGACCGAGCACGTCCTCGAGTGGTGTCAGGATATCGGCGTCGAGGAACTGACGCTGTACACGTTTTCGACGGAGAACTTCGATCGATCGGACGAGGAGAACGAAGCGCTGTTTGATCTCCTCTGTGAGAAGCTTCGACAGTTCGCCGACGCCGAGCGCGTCCACGACAACGAGGTGCAGATCCGGGCGATCGGCGAGGTCGAAAAGCTTCCCCAGCGCGTTCGCGACGCCGTCGACTACGCCGAACGACGTACTCGCGACCACGGCCAATTCGTCCTCAACATCGCCCTCGCGTACGGCGGTCGCTCGCAGTTGCTCGAGGCGGTCCACGACGTCGCCACCGACGTTCAGGCGGGGAGCCTCGAGCCCGACGAAATCGACGTCGAGACGATCGAGGACCGGCTGTACGATCAGCCGGTTCGCGACGTCGACCTGATCATCCGGACGGGCGGTGACGAGCGGACCTCGAACTTCCTGCCGTGGCACGCGAACGGAAACGAAGCCGCCGTCTTCTTCTGTACGCCCTACTGGCCGGAGTTCTCGAAAACGGACTTCCTTCGGGGCATTCGAACCTACGAACACCGCGAGGAATCGTGGCGACGGACCCGCGCTCGGCGGGCGATCGCCCTCCTCGGGGCGATCAGCGATCCCGAACTCGTCGAGGCCAAATCGATCGTCGAGCGGTTCCGCGACTCGCTTCCGACGTCCGAACAGCCCGACCCGGGGGACCTAGACGACGAAAGCGAACAGGTCGACGGGATCGACTCGAGCGGACGGGCCGCCGACTGAACGGGCGAACCCCACGGAGCGCAGTCGGTTGGCTGTGGTCGGCGTCCGACTTCCGCGCTTCGAGCGAAGTGTCCGTTCGGAGCCTGTACCGTCTGTCTACGGCACTCACCGCAAAGTCTTTATATATTAATAATTTTATATCAAGGAGAATGTCACAACCACACCTCTCCATCGACGTCGATCGGTTCACGCAGCGCACTGGCCTCGCGGTCGAGACCGCGTACGCACTGCTCGCGTCGTCGCACACACGGCTCACGCTACGCGCCCTCTCGAGGTGTGAGCCGCCCGTGACCCTCGACCGGCTAGCGGCGGCAGTTGCGCAGTTGGACGCCGAGTTGCGCCGGTCGGCGGCCCGTATCCTGCTCGTACACGTGACCCTTCCCAAACTCGAGGAGTACGGCGTCCTCGAGTACGAACTGCGTTCGAATGGCTTGCAGCTAGAAGGGCCCGTCGTCGGGCTCGACGAGCCCCTCGGAGCGGGTCCGGAGTTACGCGACCCGGCCGAGTGGATCGAGCCCCAGGATTCCGTCGACTAGCGTGTTTCGGTCGGCGGCGGTACCACTCCCGTCCGTGATCCGTTCTCACGACCACGTCGGAATGAACGCTCGCTATCGGCCGAACCGTCGCGACCGGTTGCAGTACTCCCTGACCGCCCGTAAGAAGTCCCGTTTCCGGAAATCACGCCAGTTAACGTCCGTAAAGTAGAGCTCCGAGTAGACCGACTGCCAGATCATGAAATCGGAGAGTCGTTCTGCGCCGGTCTTGATCACGAGGTCCGGTTCGGACGGAAAAATGAGGTGTTCTTCGACCCGCTCGTCGTCGATCTCGTCGGGTTCGAGTTCGCGCGTTTCGACGCGTTCCGCGAGCGTTCGGACCGCGCTGGTAAACTCGTGTTTGCCCCCGAGACCGATGCCGATCCGGATCGGGGCGTCCGCGCGGGTCCGATCCGCCGGCCCGCGAACGGCCACCTCGTGAGGGGCCTCGAGCGTCTCGAGTTCGCGCTGCAAGGCAGGGACCGCCGCGGCGTCGAGGACGCTGACGTAGACGGTGACCTGCGAGGCGTACTCGAACGCCCACGCGAAGAAGTCCGTGAGCGTTTCGTAGGCCCCTCGCTCGAGCAGGTCGCGCTCGGTAATCACGAGCGCGACGTGGTCGGGGCTCTCGGCGCCGTGGCGGCGAATTCGAAGAGCGAGGTACCGTTCGTACAGTCCCACGTGCTTGCGTTTCCGGGCCGATACTATAGGCGTACGGATTTCTGTCACCGACAGCAGTTCGGTCGCCGACTTTCGTCCGGCGTCGAGACCGGTCGTGATCGCGGACGGACCGTCACTCGAGTCGACGAGAAGAGCCGGTTGACATACCGATCACCGCCGCTCCCCGCCGTCGGAGAAGCGCTCGTGACCGGCCGATCCGAACACGGTATCGCGTCTCACTCGGGGAATTCCGCGGCGTCACCGGTGAACGGAGGTCAAGAACCTTCAAGTAAACGCCACAGAAAGGACTCGATATCGTGACAACACCCGTTCGGCGAGCAGGCGTGTTCGCGATCCTCTGTACGCTCGCACTCGCCGTCCCACTTGGTGGCCCCTGGGTCGGGATCGTCATCGCAGCCGCCATCGTTGTCGGCGCGTTCGCCGTGACCGACGGCCCGCTCTTCGATCTCCTCGCGTATCCCGGTGACTACGAGGACGGCCGTCTCTACGGGCTCATCACCTTCGCCCTCGCAGCCGTCGCGCTCGGCATCGTTGCGGCCACGACGTCGATGTCCGTCGCCGTCTTCGTCGGAACCGTCCTCCTCATCGGATACGGGAACCTTGCGGAACAGATCGCTCGCCGTCGGACGGACGACGACGTCCTCCGTTCGGGGGCCTTCTGTCTGGTCGCGACCGGCGGTGCCGTCGTCGGACAGACGCTCACACACGAGTTCACCGACAGCATCGGCCCCCTCGAGTCGGTCGCGTCGACATTCCCCGCGATGATCTTCCTCGGCGCGAGCGGCGCGTTGCTCGCCGCGTTACTCCGTGACGTCCTCCTTTCTCACGACGACCCGATCGTGATGCTCGCCGTTGGCCTGCTCTGCTGGCTGCTCGCCGAACTCGAGCCGACCCTCACCACGGCGGGAATCGTCGCGGCACTCGCGATTACCATCGCCCTCGGCTACGCCTCCTACGCGCTCGAGACGGCCTCGATCGCGGGGATGCTCACCGGAATCCTGCTCGGCCTGCTAACGATCGTTCTCGGCGGATACGGCTGGTTCGTCGTCCTCATCTCCTTTTTCGGGATCGGCGGCCTCTCGTCGAAATTTCGGTACGAACAGAAAACGGAACTCGGCGTCGCCGAGGACAACAACGGTGCTCGCGGCAGCGGCAACGTTCTGGGCAACGCCGCCGTCGCGATCGTCGCGGTACTGGGCTACGCGGCGAGTTCGGCGACGCTGTTTCCCGGTGATCCCGATCCGAACCTGTTTCTGTTCGCGTTTACCGGCTCCGTCGCGACCGCGATGAGCGACACCCTCTCGAGCGAGATCGGGAGCGTCTTCGAGACGCCGCGGCTGATCACCACCTTAGAGCCCGTCGAACCCGGCACCGACGGTGGCGTCACGTGGCAAGGCGAGATCGCCGGTCTCGCGGGCGCAGCCGTCGTTGGCGGCATCTCCTACGCGCTCTTTCCGGAGGTCACCGCCGTCGGTGCGGCGATCATCGTCGCCGCCGGTATCGTCGGCATGACCGTCGACAGCCTCCTCGGCGCGACGCTCGAGGGGAACGTCCTCGGCAACCAGGGCGTCAACTTCCTCGCGACGCTGTCCGGCGCATTGATCTGTGCGCTGCTCGTGCTTTCGTTCGCGATGCTCGGGTAGTACGCTCGACAACGCAGTTCCAGTTCGTAGATGAATCGTTTCGGTCGAACGGGCACATTGAACGCGACGAGCGGTCTCGAGTGCCGAAAGTACCGCACCGACACCGTGGAGGCGTCCGTCAGCGGCCGACGTCAGCTTCTGTCGGGCGCTTCCTCTGCGACGTCGTCGATCGCGTGAATCCTGACGGCGGTCGGCCGTTTGGTGAACTGCCCGAGCGACCGCGCGATGACCCGTTCGACACCGCGGTCGGCCGCCAGATCGAGCAGTTGTTGACTCAAAATCCCGTCGAGGATCATCGTCGTTGGCTCCGTCTCGAGCGCTTTGAGGGCGTCCGCCGCGTCGTTCGCGTCGGTCTCGTCGACGGTATCGTTGTCGGCGTCGAGGAATCGAACCCGGTCGGTTCCCGCTCGAATGACGTCCGTTGCGTGACCGTAGACCGTTTCGGGTTCGGCGGGTTCGTCCGCCGACTCGGCGGTGTTCTCGATCGCGGTCCGTGCGTTGGACGCCGTTCGCCGGTGTCCGGTTGCGGCGTCGGAGTCGCCGTTCGAGCCGTCGTCGTCGGCAGCGCCACCGGTCACACCCGTGTCGGAAGCCGCGTTCGCCGGACTCGCCGCCGCGGCGTTCGAGTCGGACGGCTCGTCGATCGTTGGTGGCGACGCGACGGGGGAGCCGTGATCGGCATCGGTCTCGGTCGGCGCTGGTGCCGGTGTCGAACTCCCGTCGGTCGCGGCGACGGCGTCCCTGGGCTCGTTCATCCCCGAGACGGTGTCGTAGGGGACCTTGTTCCGCAGCGCTGCAAACAGCTGGTGGTGATCGAGTTCCTCGACGGAACTCCCGGAGGGGGCGAAGGCGACGTAATCGATGTCGCCGACCTGCGAAAGCTCCTCGAAGATGAGGTCGCCGCCGCGGTCGCCGTCGAGAAACGCGGTGACGGTACGGTGGCGGGTGAGCTCCGCAACGGCATCGGGAACGTTGGTCCCTTCCACCGCGATGGCGTTTTTGACGCCGTACTTGAGCAGCGTGAGCACGTCCGAGCGCCCCTCGACGACGATGATCGCGTCGCTGTCCGTCACGCGGGGACCGGCAGGGAGCCCCTCGTACTCCGTGATATCCTCGACGCGGACGTGTTGGCGCACCTCCGCGAGGATCTCCTCGGAGCTCATGACGGTGTCGTCGAACCCCGTCCGGAGGAGTTCCTTCGCGCGGTCGACGACCTCCTTTCGCTTCGCCGCTCGCACGTCCTCGATCTCGGTCACCTCGAGGTCGGCCCGGCAGGGACCGACTCGGGTGATCGTCTCGAGGGAGGCGGCAAGCGTCGCGGTTTCGACCTTGTCGAGGCTGGTCGCGATAGTGAGGTGGCCGTGTGACTGGCCGCCGGTACTGGTTATTTCGACGTCGATGCGGCCGACTTTCTGTGACTGGCGGAGATCGCGGAGATCGAGTTCGTCGCCGAGCAACCCTTCGGTCTGGCCGAAGATCGCGCCGACGACGTCGCTCCGCTCGACGATTCCGTCGGCGGTCACGTTCGCGTGGATGAGATATTTCGACGTGTCTTCCATGGGAATCTGTCCCGCGGTACCGCGAACACGGTACCACAACGGTTTATGTGGATTTTGGATCGTGACGGGGAAATAGCTGTTGACCTCCGAGTCAGCAACTCCGACCGCCAGGGACGGGGAGTTCACGGGATCGGACGGCCGTCGAAGCGGTATATCGTACAGTAGCCGCTGCACGTACTGCACGCCCGATCGCATCTCCGCGGTTCGGAGCGAACGGAGTGAGCGAGAACCGCGGAGATGCGATCGGTGTGTAAATGGTTTCAGGTTGTCCGATAGTGCGACGGACGATACCAGTACCAGTAGCACATGACCGCGAGCAATACGATCAACCCGCCGAGAAAGAAGATGAGGCCGGGCGGGACGGTATCGAAGAGTACCTCGGCGACTTCGGCCCCGCCGTCGCTTACGTCCCCGGCGGATTCGTTCCAGTCGGCGGTCACGACTTCCTCGTCGGCCGGCGTGTCGACAGCGTTCCCGTCGGCACCGGTGTCGGCAGCGTCACTCTCGTTTCCGCTGGTGGTCGTGTCCTGAGCCTCGAAATCCCCGGCCGCTTCGTCGCCGTCGGCCGAGCCGCCTGCATCGCCAGACTCGGTTGTAACGTCCGTAGACTCCGAATCGTCCGTCCCGCTCGTAGACTCCCGATCGTCCGCTCCTGCGGCCGGCGCACCCGCACCCTCCGCCGACGAATCCGCCGCCGACTCGGCCCATCGCGTGAGACCGTACTGGACCAGAAGGCTTCCGCCAGCAAGCGCGCCGATTCCGCCGACGAATCGGGAGAGCGCTTCGCGCAACCGGCTCGCCGTCGACTCGTCGCTCGTGACGATCAGGGGGCCGTCGGTCGTCGCGTAGACGCTCATCTCGTTGCCCCGCGAGGAGTACCACGTGTCGACGACCTCGATGAGTCCGGCGCCCTCGAGGTTTTCGAGGTGGTACCGAACGTTCTGTATCGACGAGTCGATCGCGTCCGCGACGTCGCTCGGCGTCCCGGGTTCGTCCTCGAGTCGCGCGTAGATCTGCCGGGCCGTCGTCGAGGAGAGGGCACCGAACACCGCGTCGGCGTCCTCACCCTCGAGATCGACGACGCGCGGGTGGCCCTCGTTCTGGGCTGGTTCGGAACGGAACGGGAACAACCGGGCCATCTCAGTTCAAATTACATTCGCCTGCCGACACCTATACGCTTTTTCCTCCCTGAAAAATCGATTTTACCTTCCGAAAAACGGGCCCAGAGGCGGCCGTGAGAGATCGATGGTTGAAACTCTTCAATAGTGGCTGTTGAAGGGAAACGGTTACCAACGTCGGGCCACACCACCCCGTATGCGCCGTCTGGAACGCGTGGGCTGGATCACGGCTGCGATCGTCCTCAGCGCGCTCGCGATTCCGTGGATGCTCTGGGGCGACGCGACGGTCGTCGCCGGCCTCCCGCTGTGGCTCTGGTGGCATATCGCCTGGATGGGGATCGCGTCGGTCGTCTTCTGGCTGTTCACCCGCAGAGCGTGGGGAATCGGCATCGAAACCGGCAGCGACGCCGGCGACTCGAGCGACGCGGGCGGCGGACCCGCAGATCGCTCGTCGCGGTCGATCGGCGGGGGTGATCAACCGTGAGCGTCGCCCTGCAGATGGGAATCATCGTCGGGTATCTGTTGCTGGCGCTGGCTGTCGGTCTAGTCGCCTACCGGCTGACCGACCGCACGGCCGAGGACTTCTACCTCGCGAGTCGGACCCTCGGCACCGTCGTCCTGCTCTTTACGACCTTCGCGACGCTGCTGTCGGCGTTTACGTTCTTCGCCGGCCCGGACATCGCCTACGAGCAAGGCCCCGAGTGGATCCTCGTCATGGGATTGATGGACGGGATCATCTTCGCGATACTCTGGTACGTGATCGGCTACAAACAGTGGCTGCTCGGCCGGCAGTACAGCTACGTGACGCTCGGGGAGATGCTCGGCGACCGATTCGCCTCGAGACGCCTGCGCGGCCTCGTTGCGGGTATCAGCCTGCTGTATCTCTTTCCGTACGTCATGCTTCAGCAGGTCGGCGCGGGCACCGCGCTCGAGGCGCTTACCGAGGGTGCCGTACCGTACGCCGTCGGTGCCGGGCTGATCACCGCGTTCATGATCCTCTACGTCGTCGTCGCCGGGATGCGCGGCATCGCCTGGACCGACACCCTGCAGGGCGCGTTCATGCTCGTCACCACCTGGATCGCCCTGCTCTGGGTGCTCGCCGCCGTCGGCGGTCCCGGAGCCGCGACGTCGGCGCTCGAGCGCGAGACGGCCGGCCACCTCGCGCTCGGCGGCGGCCTGTACACCCCGCAGTGGATGCTCTCGACGGCGATCACGATCGGCTTCGGCGTCGCGATGTTCCCGCAGGTCAACCAGCGCTTTTTCGCCGCCGGATCGAAGACCGTTCTCAAACGGTCCTTCGTCCTCTGGCCGATCCTCTGCGTCCTGCTGTTCGTCCCCTCGTTCATGCTCGGCGCGTGGGCCGCCGGCCTCGAGGTGGCGATCCCCGAGGGCGAGAACGTCCTCCCCGTTATCCTCGCCGAGTACACGCCCGTCTGGTTCGCCGCGCTCGTCATCGCCGGCGCGATGGCCGCGATGATGTCCTCTTCGGATTCGATGCTGCTCTCGGGCTCGTCGTACTTCACCCGAGACCTCTACCGACCGTTCGTCGACCGCGATCTCACGGAGCGACGCGAGGACCTGCTCGCCCGGATCGGCGTCGTAGTCTTCGCGACCGCATCCTTCGGGGCGAGCCTGATCAATCCGGCGACGCTGTTCGAACTCGGCGACGCGGCGTTCAGCGGCTTCGCACAGCTCGCCTTGCCCGTACTCGTCGCCCTCTACTGGCGGCGGACGACTCGAGCCGGGATCACGGCCGGAATAGTCGCCGGTCAGCTGTTCTACCTCTCGAGTCTCTTTCTCGCCGTCGTTCCCGACACCTACGCCGGCTGGACGGCCGGTATCGTCGGCATGGGCGTCAGTCTCGTCGTCACCGTCGGCGTCTCGCTGGTCACGACGCCGGCAGCGGACGAACGGCGGGCAATCTACTTCGAGCACACGGGATCCGACTGAACGAGTCTCCTACCGCTACGCTCGAGGGCGGCCGCGAGCACCTTGCCCACGTCACCGAAACTTTGTATCTCGTCACCGTGGACACGGCCATGGATCTCGACCTCGACGGCAACGGCGCACTGGTAACGGCCTCCTCGAGCGGCCTCGGATTCGCGAGCGCGCAGGCGCTCGCCGAGGAGGGCGCAAACGTGATGATCTGCGGGCGCGACGAGGAACGTCTCGAAAACGCTCGCGAGGAACTCGCCGAGACGGCCGAGGGGGAGGTACGGGCCACGCCGACCGACCTCACCGACCCCGACGAGGTCTCCCACCT contains:
- a CDS encoding DUF5778 family protein; its protein translation is MADAIDDDLYQRTKTLLEPGDVELNGAIVHTDHDGSEDVRMMQATIDVGDIIAEHSGYDPKDCYVYSGNDDPDFSSNQHQGLTLEDEAFVWECQQLLRGGSFDIVIYYEASADHEAILQDVRELGYDVTGVRGE
- the uppS gene encoding polyprenyl diphosphate synthase; amino-acid sequence: MKRWLRQRVDAAYEGVLSREISGAPTHVAVIQDGNRRYARRNGEAAHDGHRQGAQTTEHVLEWCQDIGVEELTLYTFSTENFDRSDEENEALFDLLCEKLRQFADAERVHDNEVQIRAIGEVEKLPQRVRDAVDYAERRTRDHGQFVLNIALAYGGRSQLLEAVHDVATDVQAGSLEPDEIDVETIEDRLYDQPVRDVDLIIRTGGDERTSNFLPWHANGNEAAVFFCTPYWPEFSKTDFLRGIRTYEHREESWRRTRARRAIALLGAISDPELVEAKSIVERFRDSLPTSEQPDPGDLDDESEQVDGIDSSGRAAD
- a CDS encoding DUF7344 domain-containing protein; this encodes MSQPHLSIDVDRFTQRTGLAVETAYALLASSHTRLTLRALSRCEPPVTLDRLAAAVAQLDAELRRSAARILLVHVTLPKLEEYGVLEYELRSNGLQLEGPVVGLDEPLGAGPELRDPAEWIEPQDSVD
- a CDS encoding undecaprenyl diphosphate synthase family protein, yielding MGLYERYLALRIRRHGAESPDHVALVITERDLLERGAYETLTDFFAWAFEYASQVTVYVSVLDAAAVPALQRELETLEAPHEVAVRGPADRTRADAPIRIGIGLGGKHEFTSAVRTLAERVETRELEPDEIDDERVEEHLIFPSEPDLVIKTGAERLSDFMIWQSVYSELYFTDVNWRDFRKRDFLRAVREYCNRSRRFGR
- a CDS encoding DUF92 domain-containing protein, which translates into the protein MTTPVRRAGVFAILCTLALAVPLGGPWVGIVIAAAIVVGAFAVTDGPLFDLLAYPGDYEDGRLYGLITFALAAVALGIVAATTSMSVAVFVGTVLLIGYGNLAEQIARRRTDDDVLRSGAFCLVATGGAVVGQTLTHEFTDSIGPLESVASTFPAMIFLGASGALLAALLRDVLLSHDDPIVMLAVGLLCWLLAELEPTLTTAGIVAALAITIALGYASYALETASIAGMLTGILLGLLTIVLGGYGWFVVLISFFGIGGLSSKFRYEQKTELGVAEDNNGARGSGNVLGNAAVAIVAVLGYAASSATLFPGDPDPNLFLFAFTGSVATAMSDTLSSEIGSVFETPRLITTLEPVEPGTDGGVTWQGEIAGLAGAAVVGGISYALFPEVTAVGAAIIVAAGIVGMTVDSLLGATLEGNVLGNQGVNFLATLSGALICALLVLSFAMLG
- the dnaG gene encoding DNA primase DnaG; this encodes MEDTSKYLIHANVTADGIVERSDVVGAIFGQTEGLLGDELDLRDLRQSQKVGRIDVEITSTGGQSHGHLTIATSLDKVETATLAASLETITRVGPCRADLEVTEIEDVRAAKRKEVVDRAKELLRTGFDDTVMSSEEILAEVRQHVRVEDITEYEGLPAGPRVTDSDAIIVVEGRSDVLTLLKYGVKNAIAVEGTNVPDAVAELTRHRTVTAFLDGDRGGDLIFEELSQVGDIDYVAFAPSGSSVEELDHHQLFAALRNKVPYDTVSGMNEPRDAVAATDGSSTPAPAPTETDADHGSPVASPPTIDEPSDSNAAAASPANAASDTGVTGGAADDDGSNGDSDAATGHRRTASNARTAIENTAESADEPAEPETVYGHATDVIRAGTDRVRFLDADNDTVDETDANDAADALKALETEPTTMILDGILSQQLLDLAADRGVERVIARSLGQFTKRPTAVRIHAIDDVAEEAPDRS
- a CDS encoding winged helix-turn-helix domain-containing protein, with translation MARLFPFRSEPAQNEGHPRVVDLEGEDADAVFGALSSTTARQIYARLEDEPGTPSDVADAIDSSIQNVRYHLENLEGAGLIEVVDTWYSSRGNEMSVYATTDGPLIVTSDESTASRLREALSRFVGGIGALAGGSLLVQYGLTRWAESAADSSAEGAGAPAAGADDRESTSGTDDSESTDVTTESGDAGGSADGDEAAGDFEAQDTTTSGNESDAADTGADGNAVDTPADEEVVTADWNESAGDVSDGGAEVAEVLFDTVPPGLIFFLGGLIVLLAVMCYWYWYRPSHYRTT
- a CDS encoding DUF3311 domain-containing protein, whose protein sequence is MRRLERVGWITAAIVLSALAIPWMLWGDATVVAGLPLWLWWHIAWMGIASVVFWLFTRRAWGIGIETGSDAGDSSDAGGGPADRSSRSIGGGDQP
- a CDS encoding sodium:solute symporter family protein; the encoded protein is MSVALQMGIIVGYLLLALAVGLVAYRLTDRTAEDFYLASRTLGTVVLLFTTFATLLSAFTFFAGPDIAYEQGPEWILVMGLMDGIIFAILWYVIGYKQWLLGRQYSYVTLGEMLGDRFASRRLRGLVAGISLLYLFPYVMLQQVGAGTALEALTEGAVPYAVGAGLITAFMILYVVVAGMRGIAWTDTLQGAFMLVTTWIALLWVLAAVGGPGAATSALERETAGHLALGGGLYTPQWMLSTAITIGFGVAMFPQVNQRFFAAGSKTVLKRSFVLWPILCVLLFVPSFMLGAWAAGLEVAIPEGENVLPVILAEYTPVWFAALVIAGAMAAMMSSSDSMLLSGSSYFTRDLYRPFVDRDLTERREDLLARIGVVVFATASFGASLINPATLFELGDAAFSGFAQLALPVLVALYWRRTTRAGITAGIVAGQLFYLSSLFLAVVPDTYAGWTAGIVGMGVSLVVTVGVSLVTTPAADERRAIYFEHTGSD